Below is a genomic region from Cellulomonas sp. P24.
GGTGATCCTGACATCGGTCGGGGCACGGTCGGGCAAGCTCCGCAAGACGGCGCTCATGCGCGTCGAGCACGACGGCACCTACGCGATCGTCGCGTCCTTGGGTGGCGCCCCGAAGAACCCCGCGTGGTACGCGAACGTCGTGCACCACCCCGAGGTCGAGCTGCAGGACGGCCCGCAGAAGTGGGACATGGTGGCGCGCGAGGTGCACGGCGACGAGAAGGCGCTGTGGTGGGCCCGCGCGGTTGAGGCGTATCCCGACTATGCGGACTACCAGCGGCGGACGACGCGCGAGATCCCGGTGTTCGTGCTCGAGCGGCCGGCCCGCTGACCTGACCCTGGTCTGCGCTGCGCCGACCGGTCGGTCGACCTCGACTGCACCGTGCTGACGGGGCGGTGACCAGGTCCGATCCTCCCGACGGCCGCGGGTAGATTGCCTCGGTGACCGGGATCGCGGACGAGACGCTGCACGAGCCGGACCCGCAGCGCTGGAAGGCGCTCACGGTCTGCCTCACCGCGGGGTTCATGACCCTGCTCGACGTGAGCATCGTCAACGTCGCGCTCCCGTCGATCCGCGCGGGGCTCGGGGCGAGCGACGGCCAGCTGCAGTGGATCGTCTCGGGCTATGCGCTGAGCTTCGGTCTCGTGCTCGTCGCGGCCGGGCGGCTCGGCGACGCCCGCGGACGCCGAACGGTGTTCGTCGTGGGCGTGGTCGTCTTCACGGTCGGCAGCATGCTGGCCGGTCTCGCCCCCGGTCCGACGTGGCTCGTGCTCGCGCGCCTCTTCCAGGGAGTCGGCGGCGGGATCATCAACCCGCAGGTCTCCGGGCTCATCCAGCAGCTCTTCCGCGGGGACGAGCGCGGGCGCGCCTTCGGTCGACTCGGCACCGTCATCGGCATCTCGACCGCGATCGGCCCGGTTCTGGGCGGTGCCCTGATCGCCGTGTTCGGCGTCGACGTCGGCTGGCGCTGGATCTTCTTCGTCAACGTCCCGATCGGTGCGCTCGCCATCGTCCTCGCGTTCCGCTACCTGCCGCCGTCACGGCAACCGACCGCCGCGGCCGACCGCGACCTCGACCCGATCGGGGCCCTGATGCTCGGCGCCGGAGTCGTCGCGATCCTGTGGCCTCTCGTGAGCGGTCAGAGCTGGCGGACGTCGGACGTGGTCTGGATCGCTGCCGGGCTCGCGATGCTCGGGGTCTTCGGCGCCTGGGAGCGGCGGTACCTCGCGCGCGGGAGGGCGCCGATGGTCGACGTCTCGTTGTTCCGGCTCGCCAGCTACACGGCCGGGTCGACGCTCGCCCTGGTGTACTTCGCCGGGTTCACGGGGATCTTCTTCGTCCTCACGCTGTACTTCCAGAACGGGCTCGGCTACTCGCCGCTGCTCGCCGGGCTGGCGGTCACGACCTTCGCCCTCGGCTCCGCGGTGGCGGCCCTCGTCGGCGGGCGCATCGTGAGCAGGTTCGGACGGCGCCTCGTCGTCGCCGGTCTCGTGCTGTTCATCGTCGGGATCGTCGCGACCGACCTCGTGATCGACCGGCACGGTGCGGCCTCGGACCTCGGCTGGTGGACCGCGCTCCCGCTGCTGCTCGCCGGGCTCGGCAGCGGACTCGTGATCTCCCCGAACCAGACCCTGACGCTCGCGCAGGTACCTGTTCGCCGGGCCGGCGCGGCAGGCGGCGTGCTCCAGACCGGGCAACGCCTCGGCACGGCCACCGGGATCGCGGCGATCGGCTCCCTCTACTTCGCGGGCCTGCGCACGACGGGGGACGCCGCGCTCGCCGTGAGCCACGGACTCCGCGCGTGCGTCGCCATCGCCGCCCTCGCACTCGTGATCGGCCTGATCGACCTGGCCCGCCGCACCCGCTGACCCCTCTCGTCAAGTGGAGCGATGTGCGCGCGACACGCCCGCGTGTCGCGCGCACATCGCTCCACTTGACGAGAGGACGGGGCGGGGCGGGGGCGACACGCCGTACGCCGGCACGGCCGTACCCGGCCCGTTGCGGCGCACCATGAGGCGGTGACCTCGTCGATCTCCGATCCCCTGCTCGTCGACCTGCTCGCACGCGAGCCCCTCCCGGCGGTCCCGATCCGGACCATGGACGTGCGCTACGACCATGACGGCACCACCCTGCTCGGTCACCTGGCGATGCCGGGCGGCGACGGTCCCTTCCCCGGGGTCCTGGTGGTGCACGACTGGTTCGGCGTCGGCGACCACGTCCGCGTCCGCTGCGAGCTGCTCGCACGGCTGGGCTACGCGGCCTTCGCGGCCGACATCTACGGCGAGGGGGTCCGCCCGGCCACGGGGCCCGAGGCCTCCGAGGTCGCCCGCGGCTTCTACGCCGACCTGCCCCTGCTCCGTGCGCGGGCCGCGGCAGGGCTCGCACGGCTCGCCGCCGAGCCGGCCGTCGACGCCTCACGACTCGCGGCGATCGGGTACTGCTTCGGCGGCTCGACGGTGCTCCAGCTCGCCCGGTCCGGCGCCGACCTGGCCGGCGTCGTGTCGTTCCACGGCGGGCTGCAGGTCGGACCGCCCGGAGAGGCTGCCGCGATCACGGCCTCCGTGCTGGTCCTCACCGGCGCCGCCGACCCCGTCGTCCCGGACTCCGCGATCGTCGCGTTCCAGGACGAGCTGCGCCAGGCGCCCGGCGTCGAGTGGCAGATCGTCACCTACTCCGGTGCGATGCACGCCTTCTCGGTCCCGGGGACCGACGCCCCCGCGCACGGCGCGCAGTTCCAGGCGACGGCCGAGCGCCGGAGCTGGGTCGCGATGAAGGACCTCCTCGCCGAGGTGCTCGGGTAGGTCGTCCGCAGCGGGCTCCGGGCAGCGCTCACGTTCGTCGGGAAGAATCTGCGGACGACTCCTGCTGCGCTGCACGCCGATCGAGCCGCACGCAGCAACTCCTGCGCGCGTCAGGCGAGACCGCCAGAATTTGCTGTGTTCTAATCAGATGTGCCAGATCGCCGCAAGATTGCGTCGCCAGTTCTTTCGGAGAATCTCCGCGACGAGGTCCGCGGACGCCTCGAGACAGCGATCATGCAGATCAGAGCACATCTTGGTGGCCTCCCGACCACCACCGAGACTCCAGCTGGGTGGGACGCGCTGCGACTCCAGGAGGCGCACTCCTCGACCTCGTTCGCCGGGAACGCGCTCTCTCGGCACGATGTCGAGGAACTTCTGAACAACCGTCGAGCGGTCGGCAACCACCTGCTGGCCGACTACCTCGAGGTCACCGGCTACGCCGACGCCGTCCGATGGGTCCACGCACAGGCGCACCGACCGAGCGACGAGCAAGCGGCTCGACCGGTCACCCTGACCGAGATCCGCAACCTCCACCGCCTCGCGCTCCGACCCGCATGGCACGCCGGCCCTCCCGACACCGCCCTCGACACCGTGCCCGGGACGCTGCGCGCACGCAACCTCCGGCCGTTCGCCGGCTGGCTGCGCACCCCCGCCGCCGCCACGGTCGAACCCCGCCTGCGGGACTGGCTCGACGAGGTCAACGACGCCCCGTCCTCGACGCCCGAGCTCGTGGAGCAGGTCGCGATCGCCCACACCCGGTTCGAGCAGCTCCACCCGTTCGTCGACGGGAACGGACGCGTCGGTCGGCTCCTCGTCAACCTGCTCCTGGTCAGGCGTGGGCACGCACCCGTGCGCCTCGCCGCACGCGATCACGCCCGGTACGTGCACGCCCTGCACCGTTCCGACACCGGGGACCACGCGCCGCTCGCCCTGATGTTCGCCCGGAGCATCCTCGACGGCTTCTCGCAGCTCGAGGCCGCGGCGCAGGGGGCACCGGCACCACTCGTCCGGTTGTCCTCGCTCGAACGACCGGGCACCAGCCGCGTCGCGCTCCGCAACGCCGCCCAGCGTGGGCGGCTACGGGCCGAGCGCGGGGACGACGGCCACTGGCGCAGCTGCGCGACCTGGGTCGACGACTACCTCGCCGACAAGTACGTCCGCGACCCTGCCGACCAGCAGGATCAGGGAAGGAGGCGGCGGACCGCGGTCTCGATGCCGCGAAGCTCCGCGAGTCCCTTGAGCCGGCCGATCAGCGAGTAGCCCGGGTTGGACCGGCGGCCCTGGTCGTCGAGCAGCTGGTGACCGTGATCGGGGCGGAGCGGGAGGCGGGGCCCACCCTCACGCGCGCGGCGACGCTCCTCGGTGACGAGCACCGAGATGACGCCGACCATGTCGACATCCCCACCCGCATGGGTCGCCTCGTGGAAGCTGAGCGGGTTCGCCTCGCGCTCGGTCGACCGCAGGTGTGCGAAGTAGATCCGTGGCGCGAACCTGGTCGCCATCGCCACCAGGTCGTTGTCGGGCCGGACGCCGAACGAGCCCGTGCAGAACGTCAGCCCGTTCGCGGCGCTCGGGGCGGCGTCGAGCAGCCACTGGGTGTCGGCCTCGGTCGAGACGACGCGCGGGAGGCCGAGCAGCGAGCGGGGTGGGTCGTCGGGGTGGATGGCCAGGCGCACGCCGACCTCCTCGGCCACCGGGACGACAGCGCGCAGGAAGTACCCGAGGTTCTCCCGCAGCCGGTCCTCGTCGACGTCGCGGTACAGCGCCAGCCGTTCGCGGAGCGTGTCGAGCGTGTACGCCTCTTCCGACCCCGGGAGCCCGGCGATGATCGTGCGGACGAGCTGATCGCGTTCTGCCGCTGTCAGTCGCGCGGCGAACGCACGCGCGGCGTCGACCTCGTCGGGCGTGTACTCGGCGGCCGCGTCGTGGCGCGCGAGGATCACCAGGTCGAACGCGGCGAATGCCTCCTGGTCGAACCTCAGTGCCCAGCTGCCGTCGGGGAGCACGTACCGCAGATCGGTGCGCGTCCAGTCGAGCACCGGCATGAAGTTGTAGCACACGGTGTCGATGCCCTGAGCGGCCAGGTTCCGGATGGTCTGCTGGTACGCCTCGATCCACCGGTCGCGCTCCGGGGAGCCTCGCTTGACGTCCTCGTGCACCGGGACGCTCTCGACGACGGACCAGGTCAGGCCCGCATCCTCGATCATGCGCCGGCGCTCGGCGATCGCCTCCTCGGGCCACACCTGACCGTTGGGGATCTCGTGCAGCGCGGTGACGACACCTGTCGCACCCGTCTGGCGGATGTCCGTCAGGGTGATCAGGTCGGCCGGTCCGAACCATCGCCAGGTGTGCTCCACCGCGCTCTCCTTCGTTCCGTAGGTCCTGCGGGTCCGGGACGCGCGCCCCGACGGGTCGGCAGCACGCCCGCGCCGAGCTGTCCGGCCCGGACGGTGGTCGATCAAGGCGTCGGGACGACCGACCGTACCGCGACCGATCTCTCGAGCTCGCTGGCCTGGTCGAGGATCGCAGCCACCAGCTCACGGTGCGCGGCCAGTGCCGGGTCCAGCGCGTCGAGCACGCGGGGGACGGCCTGCGTGAGCCGGCCGGTCGCGAGCGGCACGAAGGTCGTGGCGCGCGCATCGGTCACCTGGGCCCCGAGCCCGCGCAGGTGGCAGACCCATGCCGCGACGGGCCGCGTCGCACCGGGCGGCACCCGACCGGCCTCGAGCTCGCGGCGCAGCGTCGGCAGCGTCCGGATCGGCAGCTTCTGCGAGCCGTCGAACGCGATCTGGTCCAGCCGGTGCCGCATGCGCGGGTTCGCGAACCGCTCGGTCAGCGCCGCCCGGTAGGCCGCGATCTCACGTGCGGGGAGCGTCACGTGCGCCGCGGCCGCGTCCCACCACTCGTCGAGCCAGGCGCGGCAGGTCTCGTCGCGCATCGCCTCCGCGACGGTCGTGTGGCCGCGTAGCGATCCCGCGTACGCGAGCAGCGAGTGCGCGCCGTTGAGCAGCCAGAGCTTGCGGTCCTCGAACGGTGCGACGTCGTCCGTGAAGGTGGCGCCGGCGTCCTCCCACCGTGGTCGCCCGGCCGCGAACCGACCGCTGATCACCCACTCGCTGAAAGGCTCGGTGACGACGGGGGCGCCGTCGCGCACACCTGTCTGCGCCGCGACGGTCGCCAGATCCTCGGCCGTCGGCTCGGGAGTGATGCGATCGACCATCGTCGTGGCGTACGTGATCGTGTCGTCGATCCAGGCCGCCAGCCCCGGGTCGACCAGCTCGGCGAGCTCATGGAGCAGGCGGGCGACGGCCGGGCCGTTCGCCGGGAGGTTGTCGCACGGCACCACCGTGAGCGGACCGGCATCGGCCCGGCGGCGAGCAGCGAGACCCGCGACGAGCTTGGCGGGGGCGGTGCGGACGAACGCGGTCGGGTCGGCACGCAACGCCTCGACGTCGGCGACCACCTCCGGGCGTGCGGCGTCGAGCCCTCCCGAGGCGGTCCGCACGTAGCCGGCCTCGGTGACGGTGGTGGTGATCACCTGCACGTCGGCCGAGGCGAGGTGGTGGAGCCACGCGTCGTGGTCCCCGGCGGCGTGGGCTCGCGCGATGCTGGGCACGACCTCGAACCGGTCGCCGTCGCTCGCTCGTGTCACGAGCGTGTAGAGCCCGTCCTGCGCCGCGAGCACGCGTGCGAGGTCCGGCGAGCGCCCGGTGAAGGCCGCAATCCCCCATTCCGTACCATCCACGGCATGCGCGGTGTACCACGCCTGATGAGCCCGGAAGAAGTTGCCGAGGCCGAGGTGGACGTGGCGGACCGGAGGGGTGGTGCCGACCCGCACGAGAGCGGTCACAGCTGGAACACCTCCGTCGTGCGACCGGCGACGAGGTCGACGGCGGTCTCCAGGGCCTCCTCCTCGTCGAGGCGATGCTCCGCGACCAGCTGGGCGAGGAACCCGCTGTCGAGCCGGCGGGACATGTCGTGGCGCGCGGGGATCGAGCAGAACGCGCGGGTGTCGTCCACGAACCCGGCCGTCCGCGAGAAGCCGACGGTCTCGGTGACGGCGGACCGCCACCGCCGGATCGACTCGGGTGCGTCGAGGAACCACCACGGGACACCGAGGTACACCGCCGGGTAGAAGCCCGCGAGCGGTGCGAGCTCGCGCGAGAAGGCGCTCTCGTCCAGCGTGAACAGGACCAGCCGGAGGTTCGGGTGGGTGCCGTATCGATCCAGCAGCGGCCGCAGCGGTTCCGTGAAGCTGTCCCGCAGCGGGATGTCGTGGCCGGTGTCCGGGCCGAACCGCTCGGCCGACGGACGGTGGTGCCCGCGCAGGACGCCCGTGTGGAGCGTCATCGTCAACCCGTCCTCGGTGGACATCCGCGCCATCTCGAGCAGCATGTGCCGACGGAGCGCCACGGCCTCGATCGGGGTGACGCCGCTGGTCAGAGCCTGGCGATAGAGCCGTCCGGCCTCCGCCGGCGCGAGCGGCTGGGTGCCGGCGTCCTGGTGGCCGTGGTCCGCCGAGCGAGCACCGTGCTCGATGAAGTACCGGCGCCGGTTCTCCATCGCTGCGACCCAGCCCGCGTACGTCCCGGTGTCCGTGTCGGCCACCTCACCGAGCCGCGTGACCGCGTCGGCCCAGCCCGGCTCGACGACCTCGAGGTACCGGTCCGGCCGGAAGGTCGGGATCACGCGCCCGCTCCACGTCGGGTCGGCAGCCAGCGCCGCATGCGCGGACAGGTCGTCACAGGGGTCGTCGGTCGTGGCGAGCACGGAGATCCGGAACCGGTCGAACAACGCCCGCGGACGGTACGCGTCCTGCGCCAACCGCTCCGCGATGTGGTCGTACAGCAGGTCGGCGGTGGCCGCCGACGGGCGTACCGCGACGTCGAAGATCTCGACGAGCTCGGACTCGAGCCAGTACCGCACCGGCGTGCCCCGGTAGATCTCCCAGTGCGCGCACAGCAGGCGCCACGCCTCACGCGCCGACTCGTCCGACAGCGGTCCTTGCCCGACGCCCAGGGACTCGAGCGGGACGCCCGACGCGTGCAGCAGGCGCGTGACGTAGTGGTCAGGGGTCACGAACAGGTGCGCCGGGTCCCGGAACGGGACGTCGTCGAGCAGCATCCGGGGATCGACGTGCCCGTGCGGCGAGATGATCGGCAGGTCGCGCACGGCGTCGTACAGACGGCGTGCAACCTTCCGTACACCCGTGTCGATCGGGAGCAGTCGGTCGGGGTGGAGGGTCAGCGGCGCTGGTTGGCTCGACATGGTTCCTGTCTTCTGGCGAGATCGGTCAGGGGCTCGGGGCCGCGTGCGGCCGGTCGTGCGGTCAGGTGACGGTGCCGAGCTGCCAGGGCACGAACTCCTCCTGACCGATGTCGAGGCCCTCGCTCACGGTCTGCTCGCCGGAGGCCACGGCGATGATCCGCTCGAAGATCTCGTCGCCGACCTCGTCGAGGCTCGCGGTGCCGTCGACGACCCGGCCGCAGTCGAGGTCCATGTCCTCGGACATCCGCTCGAACATCTCGGTGTTCGTGGCGAGCTTGATCGACGGGGTCGGGCGGCACCCGAACACCGAGCCCCGGCCCGTCGTGAAGCACACGACCGTCGCTCCCCCGGCGACGATGCCCGTCACCGAGACCGGGTCGTAGCCCGGGGTGTCCATGAAGACCAGCCCGCGCTCGGTGACCGGCTCGGCGTACTCGACGACGGCCGAGAGGTCCGCCTGACCGGCCTTCGCCACCGCACCGAGGGACTTCTCGAGGATCGTGGTCAGCCCACCCGCCTTGTTGCCCGGCGACGGGTTGTTGTCGAGAGTCCCGCCACCGGCCGCGGCGTACTCCTGCCACCAGTCGAGCCGGTCGAGCAGACGCCGGCCGACGGCCTCCGAGGCTGCGCGTCGCGTGAGCAGGTGCTCGGCGCCGAAGACCTCGGGGGTCTCGGCCAGCACCGACGTCCCGCCGGCCGCGACGAGCAGGTCCGACGCGCGACCGAGTGCCGGGTTCGCGGTGATCCCCGAGTAGCCGTCCGAACCTCCGCAGTTCAGTCCGAGCACGATCTCGCTGATCGGCGCGGGTTCGCGACGCCGCGCGTCGAGCACCGGGAGCATCTCCGTGATCAGGTCGACGCCGGCCCGCACCGTCGCCCGCACGCCGCCGTTGTCCTGGATGGTGAGGGTCTGCACCAGGGTGTCCGCCGGCAGGTCCAGCCCGTCGACGAGCGACTGCACCGGCACCATCTCGCACCCGAGGCCGAGGACCAGCAGGCCACCGACGTTGGGATGTTGCGCATACCCACGCAGAGTCCTGACCAGCGTGTTCGCACCGTCACTCCCGGGCACGAGCCCGCAGCCGCTCTGGTGCGTGAGGGCGATCACCCCGTCCACGTGGGGATAGGCGTCGAGGGCCGCACCGCGGAACTGGTCGGCGATCATCTTGGCGGTCGAGGCCGAGCAGTTCACCGAGGTGAGCACCGCGACGAAGTTGCGCGTGCCCACGCGGCCGTTCGCGCGGTGGTAGCCCTGGAACGTCCGCACCGGACCCGTCGGGACCGGGAGCACCGTGCGCGCCGTCCCGAACTCGTGCACCCGGGCGGTCCCGTCCATGCCCAGGTTGTGCGAGTGGACGTGGTCTCCGGCCGAGATGTCCGCGGTGGCGCGGCCGATCGACTGCCCGTACTTGTGGACCGTCTGCCCGGCCGGGACGTCGTGCAGCGCGAGCTTGTGGCCACGCGGCACATCGCCGCGCAGCACCAGCACCGCAGTGGGTGTGCGCAGGGTCGTGCCGGCGTCCAGGTCCCTCGTCGCGATCGCGACGTCGTCGTCGGGGCGCAGGACGAGGGCGACGTCGGAGACGTCCACGACCCCCACGGCGTCGTCGGGCAGGTCCGCGGCGTCGTGCACGGGGCGGGTCTCGCTGGTCATCCGGGCCGCCTCACCAGTCGTGGATCGTGCCGTCGCGCAGCCGGTTCACCGGCAGGTACGCGGGGGTGTAGGGGAACGCTCCGGCGGCCTCGAGGTCGAGCTCGACGCCGAGGCCAGGTGCCTCCCCCGGATCGAGCAGCCCGTCGATGAAGCTGTAGCCGGTACGGAAGACCTCGAGCGTCTCCGCGTTGTGCGGCATGTACTCCTGGATCCCGAAGTTGTGGATCGCGACGTCCAGGTGCAGTGCGGCTGCCATCCCCACCGGCGAGACGTCGGTCGGTCCGTGGAAGCCCGACCGGATCTGGTAGATCGCGGCGAAGTCCATGAGCTTGCGCACCGCCGTGATCCCACCGGCGTGCGTCACGGAGGAGCGCACGTAGTCGATCAGCTGCTCGGTGATGAGCGTCTGGTAGTCCTGCACGGAGTTGAAGACCTCGCCGATCGCCAGCGGAGTCGTGGTCTGCGACCGCACGCGCCGCAGCGCCTCCTGGTTCTCGGCAGGCGTGCAGTCCTCGAGCCAGAAGAGCTCGTACGGTTCGAGCGAACGTCCGAGCCGCGCAGCCTCGTTCGGGGTGAGGCGGTGGTGGGCGTCGTGCAGCAATGGCAGCTCGGGACCGAACTCCGCTCGCACCGCCTCGAAGACACCCGGCACGTGCCGCAGGTACGCCGCCGTGTCCCAGGTCTCCACGGCCGGGACCGCAGCCCGCCCGGCAGGTTCGTAGTCGTACTTCTGCCCACGTGCCTGGTCGTGGCCGACGCCGTAGACCTTGCCCAGACCCGGGACCCCGGTCTGGACCCGGATGGCCCGGAAGCCCTCGTCGAGGTGGTTGTAGATCGAGGTCACGAGCGCCTCGACGGTCGTCCCCGAGGCGTGCCCGTACGCGAGCGCCCCACGCCGGCTGCGCCCGCCGAGCAGCTGATAGACCGGCAGCCCGGCGACCTTGCCCTTGATGTCCCACAGCGCCATGTCGACCGCGGCGATCGCGGCCATCGTGACTGGGCCGCGACGCCAGTAGGCGCCGCGGTGGAGGTACTGCCAGGTGTCCTCGATCGCGTGCGGGTCACGCCCGATCAGCAACGGCGCGACGTGGTCGCGGAGGTACGAGGCCGCGGCGAGCTCACGACCGTTGAGCGTGGCGTCCCCGAGACCGACGACGCCGTCGCTCGTCGTCAGTCTGAGCGTGACGAAGTTGCGGCCCGGACTGGTGACCACGACCTCGGCGGAGTCGATGGTCGTCATGCGACCACCCGGGTGAACGCCGCCCTCGGGCAGGCGTGCCGATCGACAGACATCGCGTCTCCTCGTTGAAACAGCCGGAGTCCCTGAAACAGCATGAACGTCTCTGAAACAGCAGTCAGAGGCTATCACCGCTCATGTCGACTCGATCAAAGTGGCCTTTGACCTGCATATTCGATGGCTCTTCCACGATCAGGGACGCCTCTGCGGAGTAGGTTCTGGTGAGTGCTTGACGATTTGCTGCATCCGTTTGCATACTGAGCCGGTGCCACGCCGACGTGGCCAGTGACCGCACCGACGGGGGTGAGCGCGTGGTGGTGAGTGCGCGTGATGTTGCTCGGGTGGCGGGGGTGTCGGTCTCGACGGTGTCGCGGGCGTTGTCGCGTCCGGGTGAGGTGGCGCCGGGGACGTTGGCGAAGGTGCTCGATACGGCGCGGGGGATGGGGTATCGGCCGAACCTGGTGGCGCGGGGGTTGACCACGGGGCGTACGGGGTTGATCGGGTTGGTGGTGCCGGACATCGAGAACCCGTTCTTCGCGTCGGTGACCAAGGGGGTCCAGGACCGGGCGCGGGCGGCGGGGTTGGCGGTGGTGATCGCGGACTGTGACGAGGATCCGTCGCGGGAGGCGGATCTGGTGCGGGACATGGCCCGTCAGGTCGATGGGATCGTGGTGTGCTCCCCGCGGTCCCCGGACGAGGTGATCGAGGACCTGGCGCGGGAGTCGACGATCGTGCTGGTCAACCGCCGGTGCGGGCAGATCCCGGCGGTGCTGATCGACAACCTGGCCGGGGTGGGGTTGGCGTTGGAGCACCTGCGGGCGTTGGGGCATCGGCGGATCGCCTATGCGGGGGGCCCGGCCACGTCGTGGTCCACGCGGGCCCGGTGGGCTGCGGCGCAGGCGTTCGCGACCGCGCACCCGGACACCGACCTGGTGGACCTGGGGTCCTTCGCGCCGTACGTGTCGGGGGGTGTGGCGGCCGGGGACCTGCTGATCGCCTCGGGGGCCAGTGCGGTCCTGGCCTACAACGACCTGGTCGCGTTCGGGCTGCTGGACCGGTTGGCCCACCGCGGGGTCAACGTCCCCGGCGACATCTCGGTCGTCGGGGTCGACAACATCCCCATGTCCGCCCTGGTCTCCCCCGCCCTGACCAGCGTCGGCATCCCCCTGGTCAACTGCGGACGCGCCGGCGTCGACCTCCTCGTCGCCCGCCTACGCGACCCCCAGACCCCCCCGACCCACCACCACGACCTGTCCTTCCAGCTCGTCGTACGCGACTCCACCGCCCCCCACCACACCACCCTGCGCCACACCGCCTGACCCACCCCACCACCCGGCCACCACACCGACGGACCGAACGCACCACCAGCACCACCACCGGCCGACGACCCGGGCAACGATGCCCGGGCGTACTCAGAGAGAAGGCTGTCCATGAGAAGCGTTAAGCCGCTCCACCTCGTCGCAGGCGTCGCCGTACTCAGCCTCGCCCTCGCGGCGTGCAGCGCACCGAACTCCGGAGCTGCCGCCAACACCCCGGCCGCGGCGGCGTCCGCCGGTGCCGTCCCGGACAAGCCGTCCGCCCCGGTCTCGCTGCACATCCTCGACGTCGCCGGGAACCAGAAGCTGACCGGGCCGATGGTGGACGCGTTCGT
It encodes:
- the manD gene encoding D-mannonate dehydratase ManD, producing MTTIDSAEVVVTSPGRNFVTLRLTTSDGVVGLGDATLNGRELAAASYLRDHVAPLLIGRDPHAIEDTWQYLHRGAYWRRGPVTMAAIAAVDMALWDIKGKVAGLPVYQLLGGRSRRGALAYGHASGTTVEALVTSIYNHLDEGFRAIRVQTGVPGLGKVYGVGHDQARGQKYDYEPAGRAAVPAVETWDTAAYLRHVPGVFEAVRAEFGPELPLLHDAHHRLTPNEAARLGRSLEPYELFWLEDCTPAENQEALRRVRSQTTTPLAIGEVFNSVQDYQTLITEQLIDYVRSSVTHAGGITAVRKLMDFAAIYQIRSGFHGPTDVSPVGMAAALHLDVAIHNFGIQEYMPHNAETLEVFRTGYSFIDGLLDPGEAPGLGVELDLEAAGAFPYTPAYLPVNRLRDGTIHDW
- a CDS encoding LacI family DNA-binding transcriptional regulator translates to MSARDVARVAGVSVSTVSRALSRPGEVAPGTLAKVLDTARGMGYRPNLVARGLTTGRTGLIGLVVPDIENPFFASVTKGVQDRARAAGLAVVIADCDEDPSREADLVRDMARQVDGIVVCSPRSPDEVIEDLARESTIVLVNRRCGQIPAVLIDNLAGVGLALEHLRALGHRRIAYAGGPATSWSTRARWAAAQAFATAHPDTDLVDLGSFAPYVSGGVAAGDLLIASGASAVLAYNDLVAFGLLDRLAHRGVNVPGDISVVGVDNIPMSALVSPALTSVGIPLVNCGRAGVDLLVARLRDPQTPPTHHHDLSFQLVVRDSTAPHHTTLRHTA
- a CDS encoding UxaA family hydrolase, which codes for MTSETRPVHDAADLPDDAVGVVDVSDVALVLRPDDDVAIATRDLDAGTTLRTPTAVLVLRGDVPRGHKLALHDVPAGQTVHKYGQSIGRATADISAGDHVHSHNLGMDGTARVHEFGTARTVLPVPTGPVRTFQGYHRANGRVGTRNFVAVLTSVNCSASTAKMIADQFRGAALDAYPHVDGVIALTHQSGCGLVPGSDGANTLVRTLRGYAQHPNVGGLLVLGLGCEMVPVQSLVDGLDLPADTLVQTLTIQDNGGVRATVRAGVDLITEMLPVLDARRREPAPISEIVLGLNCGGSDGYSGITANPALGRASDLLVAAGGTSVLAETPEVFGAEHLLTRRAASEAVGRRLLDRLDWWQEYAAAGGGTLDNNPSPGNKAGGLTTILEKSLGAVAKAGQADLSAVVEYAEPVTERGLVFMDTPGYDPVSVTGIVAGGATVVCFTTGRGSVFGCRPTPSIKLATNTEMFERMSEDMDLDCGRVVDGTASLDEVGDEIFERIIAVASGEQTVSEGLDIGQEEFVPWQLGTVT